TCGCGCCGACGTAGCGCACGCCCGCCCCCATGCCCAGGCCGGCCAACGGGCCGCCGTGGAAGGTGTAGTCCACCCACATCGAGCCCATCCAGTCGGGTACCCGGATCATGCGGTTGCCGGTGTGGCCATCGTTGCTGCGCACCACCTTCGAATCCATGCGCGTCACGGCGCCGATGACACTCAGCCCACGCAGCGGCGTGATGCGGCCCTCCAGTTCGATGCCGCGCACGCGCACCTTGCCGGTCTGCACCTGATAGGCCTCGTCGGCCTCATTGAGGGGATCGGCCGTCAGCACGTTCTGCTGCGACAGCTCGTAGGCCGACAACGTGATCATGCCGTCGATGGTGCGCGGCTCGTACTTCAGGCCCGCCTCCCACTGCGTGCCGGTGGTCGGCTTGAACGCGTTGCCCGCGCGCGTCGTGCCGCCGGTGGGCTGGAACGACTCCGAATAGCTGAAATAGGGCGCCAGGCCATTGTCGAACAGGTAGGTGACGCCGGCGCGGCCGGTGAAGGCCTCGTCCCGCGTCACCTGGCGCACCCCGGTCAGGCGGTTGAGGGAATCCATCCGTGTCCAATCCTGCCGCCCGCCGAGCGTGAAGCGCCAGCGGTCCAGCGCGATCTGGTCCTGCAGATACACGCCATACTGCGAGTCGGTCTCGCGCGTGGACATCTGCCTGGCCAGCGTCGGCTCGAAATCGTAGTGGGTGTAGACCGGGTCGTACACGTTGATCGCGATGGCCGCGGGCGAGACCGTCGCGGCCTGGCGCAGGAAGGTCCATTGCGTCTTCTGCCAATCGAAGCCGGCGATCATGGTGTGGGTCAGTGGCCCGGTGCCGAACTTGCCCTCGATGCGCGTGTCGACGGTCTGCGCATCCGAATCGCCTTCGCCCTGCACCGCGCGGCGGTTGAGGATGCGGCCGCCGATGAGCGTGTTCAGGTTGGTGAGCGCCGCGCCGCGCACGCCGTTGCCCACGGTGGCGCGGTAAAGCGAATCCACATGCGTGTAGCGCGCGTTCTGGCTGACTTTCCAGGCGTCGTTGAACTGGTGCTCCAGTTGCCAGCCGGCGGTCCAGATATCGCGGTCATAGGTGTTCCAGTCGGGCTCGCCCAGGAACGTGGTGTTCTTGATATAGCCCTCGGCGGCCGGCACCACCGTGCCCTGGTAGGGCAGGAACTGGAACGTGCTGCCCCCGCGGTCCTTCTGGTACAGGCCATGCAGCGTCAGCCGCGTGGCATGGTCGTTGAAATACATCGTGGCGCTGGGCGCGATGAACCACTGCTCGTGGTCGGTGTGCTTGATCTGGGTCGCGCCGTCGCCATACAGCCCCACCAGCCGCCACAGCACGTTTTCGTCGGAATTGGCGCCGCCCAGGTCGAAGGCGGTCTGCCTGCGCCCGTGGCCATCGACCTGCAACTGCACCACCTGCTCCTGCTCCAGCGTCGGCAGCTTGCTGACCTGGTTCACCATGCCGCCTGGCGCCAGTTGGCCATAGAGCACGCTGGAAGGCCCTTTCAGCACCTCGATGCGCTCCAGGTTCCAGGTATTGAAGGACGTCCGATTCCAGCTCAGGCTGCTGTCCGAGGGCGCGCGCAAGCCATCCAGCATCACGTTCGCGCCGAAGCTGCCGGCATCGAAGCCGCGGATGTAAAGATCATCCACCCGATTGTCGATGCCCTGACTCTCGGGCAGGACCCCCGCCGTGTAGCGCGTGGCTTCATTGAGGTTGCGCACGCCGCGCAGTTCCATCTCGCGCCGCTCGATCACCGACACCGATTGCGGCACCTCGCGCAACGGCGTGTCGGTCTTGGTCGAACCGCCGATCGTGTCCGCGGGCCGGTAGGCGTTGACCGTCACCGCTTCGAGGTTGACCGGTTCGTCGGCGGCCAGAACGACACCGGACTGCGCGAGCAGGGCAAACAATAGCGAATGCGCCGCGCGGCGGCCGGCCGGACGAGCGGCGCGACGGGATGGAGGGCGCTTTGGTGCGTAGGCTGCCACGGGACTTCTCCTGCGAGTAAATAAGATTTGTTCTCACTGGAGTAGACCATGGGGGCTGGCGCGCGTCGTTCGTGAAAGCGGCGGAATCGTTCGCGCAAACGGCGATCTGCGGCCGCCGCCGGCGCGGCTACAGACGGGCCTGCACCTGGCGCGGCGTCAGGCCGAAATGGCGGCGGAAAGCCGTGGAGAAACTGCCTGGGTTGGCATATCCGGCCAGCGCGGCCGCCTGTGTCACGCTCACCCCCTCCGATTCGAGCGCCTGGCGCGCCAGGCGCAGGCGCTCCTGCTGCAGGAAATCGAACACCGTGATGCCCAGCGCCTGACGGAAATGGCGCTGCAACGTGGTCGGCGTGGTGTTCATGTGGCGCGCGATCTGCTCGATGCTCAAGGGCTCCGCCGCATGGCGCCGCAGCCAGTGCGTCAGGTCGACCATGCGCCGGCGCAGCACGGCCGGCGCCGGCTCGGCCACCTGGCCGGCCTGCGCGCCCTCGTGCGACAACGCCTCGATGACCAGTTCGATGGCGCGGCTTTCGAGATAAAGGCCGGCCACGTGCCCGGGCAGCGGCGGCGGGCTCAGCAGTTGCTCGGCCAACAGGCGGGCGCGCGTCGACGCGCGCCAGCTGCGCGTGGCCAGATGCGGGGCGAACGTCCGGGTCTCGCCCAACGATTCAGCCAACCACTGCCGGTTCACCCCAATACTGACACGGCGCGACGATTCACCGCCGGCCACCACCCGCCGGCATTCCTCGGGTTCGCACAACGTCACCACGCCCGCGTCCGCGCCCTGCCCACGCGCCAGCCGCAGGGCGCTGCGCCCGTAGCTGACGTCGATGCGGCCATCAAGCACCAGCACGATCCGTAAATGGTCATCGACCATCGCCAGGCCGGTCGAGGCCTCGCTATCGGTTTCGCAGGCGAGCTGCAGGCTGAGGCCGGGCCGCAAGTGGTGGATCTTGCGCAAAGGCGCCGCGCCGGTGGCATCGGGCGCGCGGGACAGGACGCTTGCCATGGGAAAAGGGCGGCCCTCGAAGCGTCTGCGGCCGCATCACGTTGATAAAAACGATTCTCATTATATTTTTCGCAATCCTTCCTGGCAAGATGGCCGGGATGATCGGAAAAACCGCTGGCGGAAGCGGAACTGGCTGACGGGCCGCAGGCACCGGCGGAAATGCCGCCCGGCTGCCCGGGCGTGCGGGAGCCTGACGGCATCAACCAGACTTTGGCAATGATTGGCAATCATTGCCCGGCGTCGGATCCTCCGGCTTGAACCATGCGGGCCACGAGCTGCGATGCCTGTCGCCCACTTCGATACCGGGAATCAACGTCTGCGCCAGCGCAGGCAACTGATCCGCGGACTTGGCGATCCGATATTTGACGCTGTGCACGCATTCCCGGTCGCCGAATTCGCAACGATTGAGCCGGGTGCCGCCACAGGGCCCGTTCGCCAGGCCCTTGGGACAGGTCTCGGGGCAGACGTAGAGCGTGTCCTGCAAGCGGCAGGTCCCGCAGGTGTCACAGCCGACCAGCGGCCGCTTGAGCGTCCGTTCGACCGCGTGCAGCGCCTGCGCCGCCACGCCGGTTTTCCAGAACGGCCGCGTCACACTCCAGCCAAAGGCGCTGCCGAGCCATCCCGTGCGATTGAAGAGCTGTTCATGCACCGTGGAAAGCAGCGCATAGCGCAGGCGCTCCCCAGGCGTGGCGGCGACATCGGATTGCCCCAGCGCCCACGTGTCGGTATCAGGGGCGAAGCACACCTCGGGCATCCCGGGCATCCGCCAACTCGCCTGCCATCGCTCGACCCAATCGGACAGCGAGGTCACCGCGTCCCGCTGCCGGGTGATCGCCTGCTCCAGCGACAGCAGTTCGTCCAGCGTATGCACCCCGGACAGATGCACCCCGGCATACCCCATCCATTGCAGGCCCACGATCTGCAGCGCCAGCCGCTCGAGGCTGCAGGCGCTGGCATGGGCGGGAGATAGCTGTTGCTCCCTGCGCAGCAATTCGCGCATGGCGTCGGTGATGACGATGCCGGGCACGTCCCGCAATACGGCCGCGCGCCTTGCGGTCAGCTGCATCACACAGGCCAGCATGGGCTTGCCGCGGCCCTGCGCGCGCATCCAGGCCTGGGCCTCGAGATGCTTGGCGGCGTCGAAGCCCAGTTGCAGGGTCAGGAAATCCGCGCCGGCCAGCAGTTTCTTCTGCGCCTTCAGGTACTGCGCGGCGCCTTCTTCCTCGCGGTATTTGAACGGGTTCAGCGCCGCGCCCAGCAGCCAGTCCGGGCCGTGCTCGCGGGCAATCTGCAGCGCAGGCACCGACTCCAGATAGCGCACGGGCGCCTGGCCCGGCTGGTGGCCCGGCAGGCGATCGCCACTGAGCATCAACAGTTGCTTCAGCCCGCGCGCCTGCATCGCCGCCATCTGGCGCAGCAAGTCCGCGCGCTCGCGGTCCTTGCCTGAAAAATGCAGCAGGGAGGCCGAGGGATCGTCCAACGCTGCCGCGCCCTCCAGGGGGCTCAAGTCCGAATGCAGGCCGACGCGATCGGCGAAGGCCGGCAGCAACGGCCAGCCGGCCAGGTGCCCGCGCTGCACGATCGGCTCGAGCGCGGCAAGGCGCACAGGGGACTGTTGAGGAATGACCTCCAGCACGCAGGCGAAGCGTCTTTCGTCCAGCGCCTGTTTCAATAAACTCAAGACAGCTCGATACCGTGGGAAGCAGGGGAAAGCCGCGGCGCCTCAAGCCGATGCGGATGACGCCAAGCGCGGCAAACGCTCAAGCCGCGTCATGCGCGGCCATGTTGCGATACTGTCCTTTGAAATACAGCAAAGGCTGCGTGGCGCCGGCTTGCTGCAGATCCAACGCCTTCACTTCGCCAATCACGATCACGTGATCACCCGCGGCGTATTCCGCATGGATCTCGCAATCGATCCAGTGCAGGCTGCCGGCAATGAGCGGATTGCCCAGCGGCGATTCCTGCCAGTCGATGCCGAGCCACTTGTCCGTGCCGCGCCGGGCGAACTGGTTGGACACCTCGACCTGCCCATCCGACAGGATGTTCACGGCGAACCGGCCCGCCTGGCGAATCTTCGGATAGCTGGCCGAATTGGACATCACGCTGAACGACACCAGCGGCGGACTCATCGACACGCTGTGGAACGACTGGCAGGTAAAGCCGATCGGCTCGCCATCGATGTGGGTGGTGACCACCGTGATACCGGACGCGTAGTGCCCGAGCGCTTCACGAAAGCGCAACGGCTCGATGGCAGGACTGGGGAGTGACATGGTAGGTACAGCCAAATGCTGGCGACTGGGTGCAGCGCGAATGCGACGTAGGGACTTGCGAATCTGGCCGTCGCAAGCAGCTTGCGACGGCCATTTTCCGTCTCGAAATCAGTTCGAGAGTTCGTTGCGGACGATTTCCGCGCCGGCGCTCAACGAGCTCAGCTTGGCGCGTGCGATGGCGCGGGACAGCGGCGCCATGCCGCAGTTGGTGCACGGATAGAGCTTGTCGGCGTCCACGAACTGCAGCGCCTTGCGCAGCGTGTTGGCCACTTCCTCGGGGGTTTCAATGGTGTTGGACGCCACGTCGATGGCGCCCACCATCACCTTCTTGCCGCGGATCAGTTCGATCAGCTCCATCGGCACGTGGGAGTTGTGGCATTCCAGCGAGACGATGTCGATATTGGACTTCTGCAGCTTGGGGAAGGCTTCTTCGTATTGCCGCCATTCCGAGCCCAGCGTCTTCTTCCAATCCGTGTTGGCCTTGATGCCGTAGCCATAGCAGATGTGGACGGCGGTTTCGCACTTCAGCCCTTCGATGGCGCGTTCCAGCGTGGCGACGCCCCAGTCGTTGACCTCGTCAAAGAAGACGTTGAACGCGGGTTCGTCGAACTGGATGATGTCGACGCCGGCCGCCTCGAGTTCCCTGGCTTCCTGGTTCAGGATCTTGGCGAATTCCCAGGCCAGCTTTTCGCGGCTCTTGTAGTGATCGTCGTACAGCGTGTCGATCATCGTCATGGGACCCGGCAGGGCCCACTTGATCGGCTGCTTGGTCTGCTGGCGCAGGAACTGGGCGTCCTCGACGAACACCGGCTTCTTGCGGGCAACCGCGCCCATCACCGTCGGCACGCTCGCGTCATAGCGATCACGGATGCGGACGGTCTTGCGGTTCTCGAAATCGACGCCGTCCAGGTGCTCGATGAACGTCGTCACGAAATGCTGGCGGGTCTGCTCGCCATCGCTGACGATGTCGATGCCCGCGTGTTGCTGTTCCTGCAGCGACAGGCGCAGGGCATCCTGTTTACCCTCGAGCAGTCCGCCATCCTGCAATTTCCAGGGCGACCACAGGGTCTCGGGCTCAGCCAGCCAGGAGGGTTTGGGCAGGCTGCCGGCGGTGGAGGTGGGAAGCAGTTTTTTCACAATGATGACCTGATGCGCTGATTAATCAAAGAGGAGTGGCCGCGGACCACTGTTCAAGAATCGTCTGGTAGGGCTTGATGAATTGCTCTTCCACAAACCTGCCCTGCTCGACAGCCAGCCGACCACGTTCCTCTCGATCGTAGACAATCCGGGTCAACGAATAATCCTGGTGCTTCAGACTGGGTTGGTAGGATTTCCCCGCGCCCGAATTCGCGTTGTAGATCTCGGGGCGGTAAATCTTCTGGAAGGTATCCATCGTGCTGATGGTGCTGATCAGCTCGAGATTGGTGTAATCACCCAGCAGATCGCCCGTGAAATAGAACGCCAGCGGCGCGGCGCTGTTCGGCGGCATGAAGTAGCGAACCTTCATCCCCATTTTCTTGAAGTACTCGTCGGTCAGGGAATACTCATCCTGCTGGTACTCGACACCCAGCACCGGATGCTGGTTTTCCGTCCGCTGGTAGACCTTGCTGCTCGAGACGCTCAGGCAGATGACGGGCGGCTTGTTGAAGTTTTCCTTGTAGGTGCTGGAGTTCACGAAACTCTTGAACAGCTTGCCATGCAGATCGCCGAAGCCTTCCGGGGCGCTGAACTGGGGCTGGTCCTTGTTGTGCTCCAGCAGCACCACGCTGAAGTCGTAATCCCGCACGTACGAGGAGAAATTGTTCCCCACGATGCCCTGGATGCGCTCGTTGGTCTTGCGATCGACGATGTTCGTCTTCAGGATCTCGATCAGGGGCAGCGCATTGCCGCTGCTTTCGCCGTCGATACTCAATTCGACCGAAATGATTTCAAGTTCGACGCCGTAACGGTCGCCCTTGGGGTTGTCCCAATGCGCCAGCGCATTGAAACGGTTGTCGATCATCCTGAGCGTGTTGCGCAGATTTTCCTGGCGGCTTTCGCCTCGCGCCAGATTGGCGAAGTTGGTCGTGATTCGCGTATTGTCGGCGGGACGATAATCTTCGTCGAAACAAATACTCTTGATGGAAAATGCGAACTCTTTACTCATTTTGATCCAGCGCCCAAATTTCTCAGATAAAACCCGCGTTATTTCCTGCTTTTCATTATTTCCAATATTTTTTGGATTTTTTTGATTAAGCAGTATTGACAGCATCTATATTCGGGTCGTATTTTATGCCGGGCCTTGTATGAATAATAATGATTTAATTTCCATGAAATCATTAGTTTCGCTCATGATGATGTGCCCGGCCTGAACCGGGCTCGCGGCCAGGCCTCGGCCTCCCGTACGCCGCGGCCATCCCTCCT
The window above is part of the Achromobacter deleyi genome. Proteins encoded here:
- a CDS encoding TonB-dependent siderophore receptor; translation: MFALLAQSGVVLAADEPVNLEAVTVNAYRPADTIGGSTKTDTPLREVPQSVSVIERREMELRGVRNLNEATRYTAGVLPESQGIDNRVDDLYIRGFDAGSFGANVMLDGLRAPSDSSLSWNRTSFNTWNLERIEVLKGPSSVLYGQLAPGGMVNQVSKLPTLEQEQVVQLQVDGHGRRQTAFDLGGANSDENVLWRLVGLYGDGATQIKHTDHEQWFIAPSATMYFNDHATRLTLHGLYQKDRGGSTFQFLPYQGTVVPAAEGYIKNTTFLGEPDWNTYDRDIWTAGWQLEHQFNDAWKVSQNARYTHVDSLYRATVGNGVRGAALTNLNTLIGGRILNRRAVQGEGDSDAQTVDTRIEGKFGTGPLTHTMIAGFDWQKTQWTFLRQAATVSPAAIAINVYDPVYTHYDFEPTLARQMSTRETDSQYGVYLQDQIALDRWRFTLGGRQDWTRMDSLNRLTGVRQVTRDEAFTGRAGVTYLFDNGLAPYFSYSESFQPTGGTTRAGNAFKPTTGTQWEAGLKYEPRTIDGMITLSAYELSQQNVLTADPLNEADEAYQVQTGKVRVRGIELEGRITPLRGLSVIGAVTRMDSKVVRSNDGHTGNRMIRVPDWMGSMWVDYTFHGGPLAGLGMGAGVRYVGATYGDLANYLRIPAYTLFDAALRYDVGKIGGMNLQLALNGSNLADKRYVATCSAATSCYYGTGRTVMATARLSW
- a CDS encoding AraC family transcriptional regulator, which codes for MASVLSRAPDATGAAPLRKIHHLRPGLSLQLACETDSEASTGLAMVDDHLRIVLVLDGRIDVSYGRSALRLARGQGADAGVVTLCEPEECRRVVAGGESSRRVSIGVNRQWLAESLGETRTFAPHLATRSWRASTRARLLAEQLLSPPPLPGHVAGLYLESRAIELVIEALSHEGAQAGQVAEPAPAVLRRRMVDLTHWLRRHAAEPLSIEQIARHMNTTPTTLQRHFRQALGITVFDFLQQERLRLARQALESEGVSVTQAAALAGYANPGSFSTAFRRHFGLTPRQVQARL
- a CDS encoding methylenetetrahydrofolate reductase C-terminal domain-containing protein, whose protein sequence is MSLLKQALDERRFACVLEVIPQQSPVRLAALEPIVQRGHLAGWPLLPAFADRVGLHSDLSPLEGAAALDDPSASLLHFSGKDRERADLLRQMAAMQARGLKQLLMLSGDRLPGHQPGQAPVRYLESVPALQIAREHGPDWLLGAALNPFKYREEEGAAQYLKAQKKLLAGADFLTLQLGFDAAKHLEAQAWMRAQGRGKPMLACVMQLTARRAAVLRDVPGIVITDAMRELLRREQQLSPAHASACSLERLALQIVGLQWMGYAGVHLSGVHTLDELLSLEQAITRQRDAVTSLSDWVERWQASWRMPGMPEVCFAPDTDTWALGQSDVAATPGERLRYALLSTVHEQLFNRTGWLGSAFGWSVTRPFWKTGVAAQALHAVERTLKRPLVGCDTCGTCRLQDTLYVCPETCPKGLANGPCGGTRLNRCEFGDRECVHSVKYRIAKSADQLPALAQTLIPGIEVGDRHRSSWPAWFKPEDPTPGNDCQSLPKSG
- a CDS encoding flavin reductase family protein, which translates into the protein MSLPSPAIEPLRFREALGHYASGITVVTTHIDGEPIGFTCQSFHSVSMSPPLVSFSVMSNSASYPKIRQAGRFAVNILSDGQVEVSNQFARRGTDKWLGIDWQESPLGNPLIAGSLHWIDCEIHAEYAAGDHVIVIGEVKALDLQQAGATQPLLYFKGQYRNMAAHDAA
- a CDS encoding methionine synthase, with protein sequence MKKLLPTSTAGSLPKPSWLAEPETLWSPWKLQDGGLLEGKQDALRLSLQEQQHAGIDIVSDGEQTRQHFVTTFIEHLDGVDFENRKTVRIRDRYDASVPTVMGAVARKKPVFVEDAQFLRQQTKQPIKWALPGPMTMIDTLYDDHYKSREKLAWEFAKILNQEARELEAAGVDIIQFDEPAFNVFFDEVNDWGVATLERAIEGLKCETAVHICYGYGIKANTDWKKTLGSEWRQYEEAFPKLQKSNIDIVSLECHNSHVPMELIELIRGKKVMVGAIDVASNTIETPEEVANTLRKALQFVDADKLYPCTNCGMAPLSRAIARAKLSSLSAGAEIVRNELSN
- a CDS encoding DUF1852 domain-containing protein, whose protein sequence is MSKEFAFSIKSICFDEDYRPADNTRITTNFANLARGESRQENLRNTLRMIDNRFNALAHWDNPKGDRYGVELEIISVELSIDGESSGNALPLIEILKTNIVDRKTNERIQGIVGNNFSSYVRDYDFSVVLLEHNKDQPQFSAPEGFGDLHGKLFKSFVNSSTYKENFNKPPVICLSVSSSKVYQRTENQHPVLGVEYQQDEYSLTDEYFKKMGMKVRYFMPPNSAAPLAFYFTGDLLGDYTNLELISTISTMDTFQKIYRPEIYNANSGAGKSYQPSLKHQDYSLTRIVYDREERGRLAVEQGRFVEEQFIKPYQTILEQWSAATPL